In Paenibacillus xylanilyticus, the genomic window GAGAACGGTGAAGTGTGTCATGGCGAGCTTGTAACGGTACTAGAACTCTGAACTATTTATATAAAATTAAAACCATGACAGTCCTAATGTCATGGTTTTTCTCATGGTTTGAGGAATAAATGAATCCTCCTGACAGGTAAAAATCAGTTTCTAATGAAACGTTACCTATATCCCAAACAAAAGGATACCTATAATTATCATAAGAGGAACATGACCAATTTAACGAGTGAAGAGGAGTGAAGAAGTACATGAAGGATTTTTTTGGCTATGACACCATGGAAGAAAGGAAATCTCTGCTGGCTAGAGCCAGAAATGTGGCACTGACTGCATTACAGCAGTATGATCTGGCGTGGGAACGCATTCAATTTATACACTTATCCGATACGATCACGTACAAAGTTGAAACAAGTACACCCGATTCTTATTTGCTTCGGATTCATTCCGATCGTTGGAGCAAGGAAGAAATACAATCCGAACTTCTATTTCTTCATTCCTTGGATGCAGTGGAAGGCATTGATGTCCCAGTGGGGGTCTATTCCCTTACAGGCTCTTATGTAATAGAGATAGATACGATTGAGGGATATAGACGACCGTATGTTACGGTGATGAAATGGGTGAAAGGGGAGCATGTAAAGGGTGAAATGACGGGAGATATTGTTACTAGAATGGGAGAAATGATGGCAAAGCTTCATGAAGCTGTTTCGGGCTTTACCTTACCTTCCAACTTCGTACGTCCGGTCTGGGGAGCAGACGCTTTTCGAAATGAGCTGGTGAAGCTAGAGCGCTATTATAACCGATTTTTGTCCGATCAAGCCTGGACGGAATATCAACATGCTGTCGAGAAAATATTAAGTAGACTTGCTGATATGGACAAAAATGAACAAAACTACGGAATGATTCATGCTGATTTGCACGCCGATAACATCGTTTTCAAGGATGGTTTACCGTATGCAATCGATTTTGGAAGATGCGGCTTTGGCTATTTTCTCTATGATCTGGCAGGCAGCTTAATTGGACTTTATCCCAGAGAACGAATGACTTTTATCCAAGGATACGAGAATGTGAGAAAACTGGGAACAGATTATCTTCGAGACTTGGAATGTTTTTTCATTATGTTCATGATTGAAAATTACTGTCATCACGCCTCTAATCCAGAAGAAACGTCAAATCTTATGAATGAACAACCGTACGCCCAAGCATTAATCAGAGAATTTTTAAAAGGAAACCCGTTTTTGTTTGTTCCGATTGAACCAGTGGACGTGGGGAAGGTTCAACAGTGAATGGCAAACAAGGGAATCATTGAATCGCTACATACGAGTTATGGTTGATTCCTAACTCCCCATTCACATAACTCTTCCATAATTGGCAGCAAGCTCTCTGCTTTGGCGGTGAGACTGTACTCGACCTTGGGTGGAACTTGCGGGTACTCCTTCCGGTTCACCAGACCATCGGCTTCCAACTCTTTGAGTTGTGAACTTAGCATTTTATAGGTTATCGCTCCAATTTGCCTCTTCAAGTCATTGAATCGAACGGTTTGACCTTCAGCCAAAAGGTAGAGGATCACCATCTTCCATTTACCTCCGATGACAGACACCGTATAACCAAAAGGGGTATCCTGAATGTTCTTCACTTTACCTTTATAGTCAGCCATGCTCATATGTACACTATCCTTCCGGGTAGTACCTATCATTAAAGTGCGTACTACGATTATATTTTCGTTCAGTTTATACTAGCCTTACTTTCAAGTAAAGGAGAGTATCACATGTCTACAAAAACAATACGCTTGCTTATGCCGCAATGGCAGGGGGGCAACAATCCTGACTATTCTTTTGGAGCCGAACTTCTAGCCTGGCTGGCACCAGATAATGATCAACCGCTTATTAAGGTACCCGTTCATGCTTATGATGGAACACCACTTGTGAAGGAAAACGGCATGAATGGAAGAACACAACTGCTGGAACAGCTGGAGGCTGCCGAGCATATTATCCAGGCTCACAAGCCGGATCGCATTGTTATGTTTGGCGGCGACTGTTTGGTCGAACAAGCACCCTTTGCCTATCTTAACGAACGATATGGAGGGGACCTTGGGTTAATTTGGATCGATGCTCACAGTGATCTGGTTCGATATGTTGGCTATGATAACGGACATACGCTGCCACTCGGGAATCTTCTGGGTGAGGGAGACGAGGAGTTCTCGAGACATGTGAAGGTTCCTTTGAAGCCCGAAAATATCTTTATGGCGGGATTGGCAGTTCCTACAGAACAAGAGATGGAAGTGATTTCGGAAGCATTTGAAAGAATGGGTGTATATTCTGAGGAATCCGATACAGAAGTCATTCAAAGACTGGGAATCAAAACAGCCGGAACAGAAGAGCTCTCGAGCAGCACAGAAGTGATTAAGAAATGGATTAGAGAAAGTGGAATCAAACATCTTGCCATTCACGTGGATCTGGATGTGCTGGACCCCCAAAAATTTCGCTCTCTACTATTTGCTAACCCTAACGAACCGTATGTTTTCTCACCTGCTGGAACCATGCAGTTACCTCAACTTCTGCATTTGCTTAAGGAGCTGTCTGAAGAAACTGAGGTCGTAGGTCTGGGGATCACCGAGCATATGCCTTGGGATGCGATTCATATGAGAGATCTGCTCCGCGAGATACCGATATTAAATACGTAAAGGTGCAAAGATTCTAACATAGGAGTGGCTAACATTCTATCGGAATATTTGATACGATGTAGGGAGTCTGAATGAATTTGATAGAGAGCTAAGAAAGGCAGGCTGACCATGAATCTTATCTTTCCGAAAGTTAGTACACCCGAAGAGATCGCAGAGTTGTCCCGATTGGCCGCCGAGATTTGGCAGGAATACTACGTATCCATCATTACGCTTGAACAGATTGATTACATGATTCAACAATACCAATCGGTATCAGCTGTTACAGAACAAATTCAAAAGCAGGGCTATGAATATTATTTCATGCAGCGTGATAATTCGCCTGTCGGATACATGTCTGTAAGAGTAGAAGAAGGCAAAATGTTCCTGAGCAAGTTTTATATCGGCAAGGAACACAGAGGGCAAGGCTACGCCAGCCTGGCGTTCGCTTTTCTGGAGCAGCAATGTATAGAACGAGGCATTAACCTGATCTGGTTGACGGTCAATCGCCATAACGATTCAAGTATTGCGGTCTATGAGAAAAAAGGGTTCCGGACTGTCCGGGAACAGGTTGCGGATATCGGCAATGGATTTGTGATGGATGATTTTGTTATGGAAAAGGCAATCCATGGATCCTAAACGAAGCTTTCAGGTCAGTTCAACAGAATGAGTTAGACAATGAATGAATTATGGATCATCATAAGAGGAGAAGTCGCTTAAATAGCGGCTTTTTTTATTGGATAAGACACGGATATGAAATTACGCATATAAATGAAAGCCCTTTCTTCATTCTATGATATACTACGTTGTAACTGACAACCCATGAATAACGAACAGATATTGTTGCTGATTATCCTCTCACTTTCACGCGCAAAGGAGATGTCTGGATGTTTAATGTTCTTGTTGTGGATGATGAGTGTGTTCAAAGAGAAGGGATCAAGGATTTGATCAGCCTGTATGGATTTCCTTTTCACATCATGGAAGCGGAGAACGGAAAGAAAGCAGAGCAGCTATTGATACAAAATGCAATTGATATTTTGATTACCGATGTCAAAATGCCGCTTATGGACGGACTTGAACTTAGCAGGATCGCACGCAAAACACAGCAACATATCGATATCGTTATTTGCAGCGGATACGATGAGTTTGAATACGCACGCAGTGCCCTAAGGCTCGGTGTCGTCAATTATTTGCTCAAACCACTTATGAAGGAAGAGTTTTTGCAGGTGATGGTGGATATTACGAAAATAAGTCCTTACGCTGGGAAGCCTGAGCCTGAAACGATGGAAATGAAGGTGATCCGGCAGGTGAAGGACTATGTGAAGGATCATTATCAGAAAGATATCTCCCTAACAGAAGCAGCCCACGACGTCTACCTGTCCCCAGGATATTTAAGCATTCTGTTTAAGAAAGAAACCGGAGAGAACTTCTCCAAATATCTCACGGATTACCGGTTGAGCCGTGCGAGCCATCTGCTTGTTCACTCCAATATGAAAATTAATGATGTGGCAGTGGCTGTCGGCATCGACAATCATTCATATTTTGCCAAGCTGTTCAAAACCAGGTTCGGCGTTAGTCCGTTACAGTTCAGAGAGTGCGGGGTGCTTCATGATCGGGTGGATCAAGAGCAGGTTCAATGATATCAGGTTCCGCAACAAATTATTGCTGTCTCATCTGGTCATTGCCCTCATTCCGATTCTTTTGCTGGGACTGCTCTCCTTCATTCAATCCTACCGTATTCAGATGAAAGAGCTGCGAAGCGAAGCTGAAGCAAGCCTGGAGCAGGTAGCCAGCATTATGGATTACAAAATCAATCGTTACAATACATTAAGTGAGTTTATCGTACTCAATCGGGATTTCTCTCAGATATTCACCAAAAACTATGATGAAAATTATTATCAGATGTACCTGGATTTTCGCGATATTATGGAGCCGTTGATCTCGAACATCAAATTGATGGACGATGATATTGAAGGGATCACCTTCTACACCTCGGGAGAACTGCTTGGAATTCGCAATAACATTTTGCCCATAGGGGAGCTCAGGAGCAAGGCGTGGTACGATGGTTTTCGGGGCAGACGCTGGATTGTGGACGGAGAGAAGCTCTACCTGGTCCAGGAACTGATCAGCAATCCCAAAGACAGCAACTTTATGGTCATATCCATACAGCATGACAGCATTTTTGGAGATCTGGATAATCTGTCTGAGCATGTATCCGTTCATATGGAAGATCCGGAACAACATATCATTTTTCAGGACAACAGAAAGCAGATTGGTGCAGTTGATTTGGAGAAAAGGGAAATAACAGACCTGAGTTTAAGTCGATCCCTTGCCAGCAATGGCTGGACGATCTATTACAATTTGCTGAATACCAATGCCTACGCGAATGCAATGAGCATTTTTCAAATCACGCTATTCGTCATCATCCTCAGTCTGATCATTACCTTTCTGCTGATATATATCATCTCTACTAACTTTACACGCCGAATTCTTCGCCTCAAGACCAAAGTCGACAAGGTGGAACGAAACAATCTGGATGTAATTATTCAGAGCTCCTCCCGTGATGAATTTGGTGAGCTGACGAATGGGATCGGGAAAATGCTCAGAAGGATCAACAGTCTGATCTCCCAGGTCTATCGCGCCGAGATCGCCAAGAAGGAAAGTGAATATAACAGGCTGATTAGTCAGATTAATCCTCATTTTCTGTATAATACACTCTCATTTATCAGATGGAGGGCCGAGAAGAAGGCTGATATTGAAACAAGCTATATGGTATCTGCGTTAGCACGTTTCTACAGAACGACGTTGAATCAAGGAAGGCATATGACCACGATTGAGGCTGAGATTCAGCATATTAAGGCTTATCTGGACTTGCAGCTCATTATGAATGATGGTCTGTTTGACGTGGATTACGATGTTGACGAAGCGGTACAGCTGGAACAAATCATTCATTTTGTACTGCAGCCTATTGTGGAAAATGCCATTAAGCATGGTTTTGTAGAGGCAGCGGCGAAGGATTACAGCATTCGAATTACAGTTCACCGAGTGAGTGAAGGCATCAGATTGGCTGTTACGGATAATGGCGTAGGCATGACCTCACAGCAGATCACACAGCTGTTAACCAGTGAAAATGGAGGCTGCGGTGTGCGCAATGTTAATGACCGATTGAAGCTCTATTACGGGAAGGACTATGGGCTCGTTATTCGTAGTGAACCCGGTTGCGGAACAGAAGTATCCATGGTGATTCCGGCATCTCCACCGTAAGCAGCAGGAATATTTCAAATAAAATGCTAAGAAATAAAGGCGGTTGCTTCGGCAGCCGCTTATTTGGTTTCCGTGATAAAAATGACAAGGCTAACAAGATAGTTGAGGTCATGAAAAAAGTGATACATATCCGAAAAAAATGGCATATACGCGAAAAATGGAAACGCATACAATTTGGTTATTCAAGTAAATCACATAAAGGGGATGACAGGATGCACAAACGCAGCAAGATCGCTTCACTGCTGATGGCCTGTATGGTGCTGGTTGTATTCAGTGGCTGCAGCGGGGGGAACAGCGATAACGCACAGCCGCAGATATCCGAGCAGGACTACGAACCTTACGGCAAATATGAGACGCCAGTCGAGTTCACGATCGGCCGTAATACCAATCATGTGAATAACCTGCCTCCGGGTGACACCATTGAGAACAATTTGGCCACTCGGTATGTAGAAGATCGGGTGAATGTCAAAGCGAAGGTGGCTTGGGAAACAGATGATATGGATCAGAAGCTGTCGTTGTCCATGACTACGGGTGAATTGCCTGACGTTATGTTAGTTAGCCGGGAGATATTTAATCAATTAGTAGATAATGATCTGATCGCCGATATGACAGAGGT contains:
- a CDS encoding winged helix-turn-helix transcriptional regulator, with product MSMADYKGKVKNIQDTPFGYTVSVIGGKWKMVILYLLAEGQTVRFNDLKRQIGAITYKMLSSQLKELEADGLVNRKEYPQVPPKVEYSLTAKAESLLPIMEELCEWGVRNQP
- a CDS encoding sensor histidine kinase produces the protein MIGWIKSRFNDIRFRNKLLLSHLVIALIPILLLGLLSFIQSYRIQMKELRSEAEASLEQVASIMDYKINRYNTLSEFIVLNRDFSQIFTKNYDENYYQMYLDFRDIMEPLISNIKLMDDDIEGITFYTSGELLGIRNNILPIGELRSKAWYDGFRGRRWIVDGEKLYLVQELISNPKDSNFMVISIQHDSIFGDLDNLSEHVSVHMEDPEQHIIFQDNRKQIGAVDLEKREITDLSLSRSLASNGWTIYYNLLNTNAYANAMSIFQITLFVIILSLIITFLLIYIISTNFTRRILRLKTKVDKVERNNLDVIIQSSSRDEFGELTNGIGKMLRRINSLISQVYRAEIAKKESEYNRLISQINPHFLYNTLSFIRWRAEKKADIETSYMVSALARFYRTTLNQGRHMTTIEAEIQHIKAYLDLQLIMNDGLFDVDYDVDEAVQLEQIIHFVLQPIVENAIKHGFVEAAAKDYSIRITVHRVSEGIRLAVTDNGVGMTSQQITQLLTSENGGCGVRNVNDRLKLYYGKDYGLVIRSEPGCGTEVSMVIPASPP
- a CDS encoding arginase family protein, giving the protein MSTKTIRLLMPQWQGGNNPDYSFGAELLAWLAPDNDQPLIKVPVHAYDGTPLVKENGMNGRTQLLEQLEAAEHIIQAHKPDRIVMFGGDCLVEQAPFAYLNERYGGDLGLIWIDAHSDLVRYVGYDNGHTLPLGNLLGEGDEEFSRHVKVPLKPENIFMAGLAVPTEQEMEVISEAFERMGVYSEESDTEVIQRLGIKTAGTEELSSSTEVIKKWIRESGIKHLAIHVDLDVLDPQKFRSLLFANPNEPYVFSPAGTMQLPQLLHLLKELSEETEVVGLGITEHMPWDAIHMRDLLREIPILNT
- a CDS encoding GNAT family N-acetyltransferase, whose amino-acid sequence is MNLIFPKVSTPEEIAELSRLAAEIWQEYYVSIITLEQIDYMIQQYQSVSAVTEQIQKQGYEYYFMQRDNSPVGYMSVRVEEGKMFLSKFYIGKEHRGQGYASLAFAFLEQQCIERGINLIWLTVNRHNDSSIAVYEKKGFRTVREQVADIGNGFVMDDFVMEKAIHGS
- a CDS encoding response regulator transcription factor, producing MFNVLVVDDECVQREGIKDLISLYGFPFHIMEAENGKKAEQLLIQNAIDILITDVKMPLMDGLELSRIARKTQQHIDIVICSGYDEFEYARSALRLGVVNYLLKPLMKEEFLQVMVDITKISPYAGKPEPETMEMKVIRQVKDYVKDHYQKDISLTEAAHDVYLSPGYLSILFKKETGENFSKYLTDYRLSRASHLLVHSNMKINDVAVAVGIDNHSYFAKLFKTRFGVSPLQFRECGVLHDRVDQEQVQ
- a CDS encoding phosphotransferase enzyme family protein — translated: MKDFFGYDTMEERKSLLARARNVALTALQQYDLAWERIQFIHLSDTITYKVETSTPDSYLLRIHSDRWSKEEIQSELLFLHSLDAVEGIDVPVGVYSLTGSYVIEIDTIEGYRRPYVTVMKWVKGEHVKGEMTGDIVTRMGEMMAKLHEAVSGFTLPSNFVRPVWGADAFRNELVKLERYYNRFLSDQAWTEYQHAVEKILSRLADMDKNEQNYGMIHADLHADNIVFKDGLPYAIDFGRCGFGYFLYDLAGSLIGLYPRERMTFIQGYENVRKLGTDYLRDLECFFIMFMIENYCHHASNPEETSNLMNEQPYAQALIREFLKGNPFLFVPIEPVDVGKVQQ